From a single Candidatus Methylomirabilota bacterium genomic region:
- a CDS encoding LLM class F420-dependent oxidoreductase codes for MRAGFALGNIGPIGTAENLVRIAQRAEALGYDTLWAVERLLWPLKPQTPYPVTPDGSLPAEYKHVLDPLEALTFVAAHTRRIGLGTSVLDIPYYNPVMLARRVSTLDVLSGGRVRLGLGLGWSKDEHDAMGAEMKNRGAKADEFLAVVKTIWTTDPTEFRGQYYTLPRSHIGPKPAQKPHPPIYLAAFAAGALNRIGRLADGWNPVAIPVAGMKQMFDSVKQTARDAGRDPSRLQLVVRANIEIHDKPRATDGAIFTGTLAQIEEDVAACRALGAHEVHFDPTFTAGGQQIDRWLALMEQLRKLV; via the coding sequence ATGCGAGCAGGATTCGCGCTAGGAAACATCGGACCGATCGGGACGGCGGAGAACCTGGTCAGGATCGCGCAGCGGGCCGAAGCGCTCGGCTATGACACTCTGTGGGCAGTCGAGCGGCTTCTCTGGCCTCTGAAGCCCCAGACGCCGTATCCGGTGACGCCCGACGGCTCGCTCCCTGCCGAGTACAAGCATGTCCTCGACCCGCTCGAAGCCCTGACGTTCGTGGCGGCCCACACCCGGCGGATCGGGCTGGGCACCAGCGTGCTGGACATCCCGTACTACAACCCGGTGATGCTGGCCCGGCGAGTGTCCACGCTGGACGTGCTGTCCGGGGGCCGGGTGCGACTGGGGCTCGGCCTGGGCTGGTCGAAGGACGAGCACGACGCCATGGGCGCCGAGATGAAGAACCGTGGCGCGAAAGCCGATGAGTTCCTGGCGGTGGTCAAGACCATCTGGACGACGGACCCGACCGAGTTCCGGGGCCAGTACTACACGCTGCCGAGGTCACACATCGGCCCGAAGCCCGCGCAGAAGCCGCATCCGCCGATCTATCTGGCCGCCTTCGCCGCCGGCGCGCTCAACCGGATCGGGCGGCTGGCCGACGGGTGGAATCCCGTGGCGATCCCCGTGGCCGGGATGAAGCAGATGTTCGACAGCGTCAAGCAGACAGCGCGGGACGCCGGCCGGGACCCGTCCAGGCTCCAGCTCGTCGTGCGCGCCAACATCGAGATCCACGACAAGCCGCGCGCGACGGATGGGGCGATCTTCACCGGGACGCTCGCCCAGATCGAGGAAGATGTCGCGGCGTGCCGGGCTCTCGGCGCGCACGAGGTCCACTTCGACCCGACGTTCACCGCGGGTGGGCAGCAGAT
- a CDS encoding methyltransferase domain-containing protein: MDRLLQLLQHFGLARAHLAAAVPGDWRGLATAHADRIASLSLVCPIGIDPALAAVASRAQVIHGDQGPIAERARAAVGRMPEVALVTLAGYAGLVWSDVCAERGGEMVPALLDFVRRMEGKHPAGAGPLTPGAGEVAGLAYRVQGSGPPLVLLPLGLSPSQWEPLLAQLGKDCCTIVLAGPHLGMVPLLEGRGQAPGYSRMVRNLVQEIGLRPGERVVEIGCGTGVLTRWLAGHTAGANSITAVDVNRYLLQEAQALARAAGLQGVITFQEGNGLALPLPDGGFDVTLSLTVLEEGDADPMLAELVRITRPGGRVAAIVRGEDWPIQFSLALPEELRARVAKAMGTGVTEGGCADASLYRRFKAAGLTDVRTLPQLAVYDDPGHLLVQYYQSRALGVLTPGEAQEWHAAMAQARAQGSFVLAVPHHCAVGTRP; encoded by the coding sequence GTGGACCGTCTCCTCCAGCTCTTGCAGCACTTCGGCCTCGCGCGGGCGCACCTGGCGGCCGCCGTGCCGGGGGACTGGCGCGGGCTGGCCACGGCCCATGCCGACCGGATCGCCTCCCTGAGCCTGGTGTGCCCGATAGGGATCGATCCGGCCCTGGCGGCCGTGGCCTCACGGGCACAGGTGATCCACGGGGACCAGGGGCCCATCGCCGAGCGGGCGCGAGCCGCCGTGGGGCGCATGCCCGAGGTGGCGCTGGTGACCCTGGCCGGCTATGCCGGGCTCGTCTGGTCCGATGTGTGCGCCGAGCGGGGCGGGGAGATGGTCCCGGCGCTGCTCGATTTCGTGCGGCGCATGGAGGGCAAGCACCCCGCTGGAGCGGGGCCGCTCACGCCGGGCGCCGGCGAGGTGGCCGGGCTCGCCTATCGCGTGCAGGGCAGCGGGCCGCCGCTGGTGCTACTGCCGCTGGGGTTGTCGCCCTCGCAGTGGGAGCCGCTGCTGGCGCAGCTCGGCAAGGACTGCTGCACGATCGTGCTGGCCGGCCCGCATCTGGGCATGGTGCCGCTGCTCGAAGGCCGGGGCCAGGCGCCGGGCTACTCGCGCATGGTGCGCAACCTCGTGCAAGAGATCGGGCTGCGCCCGGGCGAGCGCGTGGTCGAGATCGGCTGCGGCACCGGCGTGCTCACGCGGTGGCTGGCCGGGCACACCGCGGGCGCGAACTCGATCACGGCCGTCGATGTCAATCGCTACCTGCTGCAGGAGGCCCAGGCGCTGGCGCGCGCGGCGGGCTTGCAGGGCGTCATCACCTTCCAGGAGGGCAACGGGCTGGCGCTGCCCTTGCCCGACGGCGGGTTCGACGTGACGCTCTCGCTCACCGTCCTGGAGGAGGGCGACGCCGACCCGATGCTGGCCGAGCTGGTGCGCATCACCCGGCCGGGCGGCCGCGTGGCGGCCATCGTGCGGGGCGAGGACTGGCCCATCCAGTTCTCGCTGGCCCTGCCGGAGGAGCTGCGCGCGCGGGTGGCGAAGGCCATGGGCACCGGCGTCACCGAGGGCGGCTGCGCGGACGCCAGCCTGTATCGGCGCTTCAAGGCGGCGGGCCTGACCGACGTGCGCACCCTGCCGCAGCTCGCGGTGTACGACGACCCCGGGCACCTGCTCGTGCAGTACTACCAGAGCCGCGCGCTGGGCGTGCTCACCCCGGGCGAGGCGCAGGAGTGGCACGCGGCCATGGCGCAGGCGCGCGCGCAGGGGAGCTTCGTGCTGGCGGTCCCGCACCACTGCGCGGTCGGCACCCGGCCCTGA
- a CDS encoding DUF86 domain-containing protein produces MSPLAERLAEPKRHLDHLRALRPRVAGPETLRRDLSLHNDVLFSLLTVCQLVIDVSGELAARRGERFEDYAGAVRSLAADSRFPPHLVRELERLPGFRNVLVHEYVALDMARVVEALDRLEPVEEFLEIARTVVEGGPL; encoded by the coding sequence GTGAGCCCACTCGCCGAGCGGCTGGCGGAGCCGAAGCGACACCTCGATCACCTTCGGGCCCTGCGGCCCCGCGTCGCCGGTCCCGAAACTCTGCGGCGCGACCTGTCCCTGCACAACGACGTGCTCTTCTCATTGCTGACCGTCTGCCAGCTCGTCATCGATGTCTCCGGGGAGCTGGCGGCCCGCCGGGGCGAGCGCTTCGAAGACTACGCGGGCGCCGTCCGCAGCCTGGCGGCCGACTCCCGGTTCCCGCCACACCTCGTGCGCGAGCTCGAGCGGCTGCCCGGCTTCCGGAACGTGCTGGTTCACGAGTACGTGGCCCTGGACATGGCCCGCGTGGTCGAGGCGCTCGACCGGCTCGAGCCGGTCGAAGAGTTTCTCGAGATCGCCCGTACGGTGGTCGAGGGCGGCCCACTTTGA
- a CDS encoding nucleotidyltransferase domain-containing protein, with the protein MNEQLGSQRDVGAALAAHLAARPPAGVVSVYLFGSRAAGRAHRESDVDVAVLLRWDAFPTSRERFEARLRLIADLSTALGRNDIDLVVLNDAPPLLGRHVVTTGRRLLCTDLEADHVYVRDVQLRAADLQPWLERMARIKLDALRR; encoded by the coding sequence GTGAACGAGCAGCTCGGGTCCCAACGCGACGTCGGCGCCGCCCTGGCGGCCCATCTGGCCGCGCGGCCACCTGCGGGTGTCGTGTCCGTGTACCTGTTCGGCAGCCGGGCGGCGGGCCGGGCCCACCGGGAAAGCGACGTGGACGTCGCCGTGCTCCTGCGCTGGGACGCCTTTCCAACCTCCCGGGAGCGCTTCGAGGCACGCCTGCGGCTCATCGCCGACCTCTCCACGGCTCTGGGGCGTAATGATATCGATCTGGTCGTGCTCAACGATGCACCGCCGCTCCTGGGCCGGCACGTCGTCACGACGGGCCGGCGCCTGCTTTGCACCGACCTCGAAGCCGACCACGTCTACGTCCGCGACGTCCAGCTTCGCGCCGCCGACCTCCAGCCCTGGCTTGAGCGCATGGCGCGGATCAAGCTCGACGCGCTCCGGCGGTGA
- a CDS encoding nuclear transport factor 2 family protein produces MRDARVAAAAILAMLVLSPLLGWGTASADHGAGVPLKDYVPRTRDEAEIVRLIGTVAAGWERKDVDLILSAYAPDAVQRAWNDPTTMIGVAGIRGEALGAFADPALGHVRFEDWIHRIYIVNGSALVEINQKFHGWGRDHYYRDFWMFARRDGRWRLIRYDYEPQSPFDRR; encoded by the coding sequence ATGCGCGACGCTCGCGTTGCGGCTGCCGCGATCCTCGCGATGCTCGTGTTAAGCCCTCTGCTGGGATGGGGGACGGCTTCGGCCGATCATGGGGCCGGTGTTCCGCTCAAGGACTATGTGCCCCGGACTCGCGACGAGGCCGAGATCGTCCGGCTGATCGGAACGGTCGCCGCTGGCTGGGAGCGCAAGGATGTCGATCTGATCCTGTCGGCGTACGCCCCGGATGCGGTACAGCGGGCGTGGAACGACCCAACGACGATGATCGGGGTTGCGGGCATCCGCGGCGAGGCGCTGGGAGCGTTCGCTGACCCCGCCCTCGGCCACGTGCGCTTCGAGGACTGGATTCACCGGATCTACATCGTGAATGGCTCGGCACTGGTCGAGATCAACCAGAAGTTCCACGGCTGGGGGCGAGACCATTACTACCGTGATTTCTGGATGTTCGCGCGACGAGACGGTCGATGGCGGTTGATTCGCTACGACTACGAGCCTCAGTCCCCGTTCGATCGTCGCTAG
- a CDS encoding TauD/TfdA family dioxygenase: MKTIEPTGQILGATVRGLDLSEPLSDADFALILKLLGAHGVLHFPGQKLEARALRDFSRRFGRIQATLSGRHHEPGMPEVGILSNIIANGEPIGITDAGQDWHTDMSYNETIGFLNVLYAVKVPRRDGRVLGATMFANTQAAYEDLAPELKARLRTATATHDFNKFWENMRRRPGSLRDPLTPEQRRKRPPSVHPVFLTHPITGKTVLYCNPGYAIRINELDEAESERMLALLFDHQLQPKYQWTHHWTEDDVLVWDHIGTLHNAVADYGPEEHRLMKRCQVMADRIFDPAFLRAALSPAA, translated from the coding sequence GTGAAGACGATCGAGCCGACGGGACAGATCCTGGGAGCCACGGTCCGGGGCCTGGACCTCTCCGAGCCCTTGAGCGACGCGGACTTCGCGCTTATTTTGAAGTTGCTGGGCGCTCACGGCGTGCTGCACTTCCCCGGGCAGAAGCTCGAGGCGCGCGCGCTCAGGGACTTCTCCCGGCGGTTCGGCCGGATCCAGGCCACGCTGAGCGGGCGCCACCACGAGCCCGGGATGCCCGAGGTCGGGATCCTTTCGAACATCATCGCGAACGGCGAGCCGATCGGCATCACCGACGCCGGCCAGGACTGGCACACCGACATGTCCTACAACGAGACCATCGGCTTCCTGAACGTCCTCTACGCCGTCAAGGTGCCGCGCCGCGACGGCCGGGTGCTCGGCGCGACCATGTTCGCCAACACCCAGGCGGCCTACGAGGACCTGGCCCCGGAGCTCAAGGCGCGGCTGCGGACGGCGACGGCGACGCACGACTTCAACAAGTTCTGGGAGAACATGCGCCGGCGCCCGGGCAGCCTGCGGGATCCGCTGACGCCGGAGCAGCGCCGGAAGCGGCCCCCGTCCGTCCACCCGGTCTTCCTGACCCACCCGATCACCGGCAAGACCGTCCTCTACTGCAACCCCGGCTACGCCATCCGCATCAACGAGCTCGACGAGGCCGAGAGTGAGCGTATGCTGGCTTTGCTCTTCGACCACCAGCTCCAGCCGAAGTACCAGTGGACACACCACTGGACGGAGGACGACGTGCTGGTGTGGGACCACATCGGCACGCTGCACAACGCGGTCGCGGACTACGGGCCGGAGGAGCACCGGCTGATGAAGCGCTGTCAGGTGATGGCGGATCGGATATTCGATCCAGCTTTCCTTCGGGCGGCGCTCTCGCCGGCCGCCTGA
- a CDS encoding YhjD/YihY/BrkB family envelope integrity protein, with protein MRLWSRALEYLDRDLWQADLSARSPVARLGLRLLRLLVVIARAVQDRQINLRAMALVYSTLLSVVPLLAVSFSVLKAFGAHQLIRPTLAEALEPLGPRGVEITDRIVQFVDNIQVGVLGAVGVAGLLYTALMLLDNIEDGLNRIWRARRGRSLIRKVSDYLSLLLVGPVLIFAALGLMTAMQSHWLVQRLFGVSALQAVAIFLAGQVAPFLFLCVAFAFLYAVVPNTRVRPASALVGGAVAAILWHLAGLAFTAFIAGSTRYTAIYSSFAVLVVFLIWLYVSWLIVFVGAQIAYFYQYPSSYLAARQRQGLTFRERLALAALVEITRRALTGQPPARVEEIAVTIDAPVKSLEDVIDDLVARGVLLRAAEPEGVALARGPDEVTAADVLAIVADPEEAPADDVVRLPAAVAAVLGARDRALHEALGRVTLRTLAGEPPREAAVTPLVRHRER; from the coding sequence ATGCGGCTCTGGTCACGGGCCCTCGAGTATCTCGATCGCGACCTCTGGCAGGCGGACCTGTCGGCGCGCAGCCCGGTCGCGCGGCTCGGCCTGCGTCTGCTGCGCCTCCTGGTGGTCATCGCGCGCGCCGTCCAGGACCGGCAGATCAACCTCCGGGCGATGGCCCTCGTGTACAGCACGCTCCTGTCGGTGGTCCCGTTGCTCGCGGTGAGCTTCTCGGTGCTCAAGGCCTTCGGGGCCCACCAGCTGATCCGGCCGACGCTGGCCGAAGCCCTGGAGCCGCTGGGGCCGCGCGGCGTCGAGATCACCGACCGGATCGTGCAGTTCGTCGACAACATCCAGGTCGGCGTGCTGGGCGCGGTCGGCGTGGCCGGCCTGCTCTACACGGCGCTGATGTTGCTGGACAACATCGAGGACGGCCTGAATCGGATCTGGCGGGCCCGGCGGGGCCGGAGCCTGATTCGCAAGGTCAGCGACTATCTGAGCCTGCTCCTGGTCGGCCCGGTCCTGATCTTTGCGGCGCTCGGCCTGATGACCGCCATGCAGAGCCACTGGCTCGTGCAGCGGCTGTTCGGGGTGAGCGCGCTGCAAGCCGTGGCCATCTTCCTGGCCGGCCAGGTGGCGCCGTTCCTCTTCCTCTGCGTGGCGTTCGCGTTCCTCTACGCGGTGGTCCCCAACACCCGGGTCCGCCCCGCCTCGGCCCTGGTCGGCGGCGCGGTCGCCGCCATTCTCTGGCACCTGGCCGGCCTGGCCTTCACGGCCTTCATCGCCGGCTCCACCCGCTACACGGCGATCTACTCGAGCTTCGCCGTGCTCGTCGTCTTCCTGATCTGGCTCTACGTCAGCTGGCTCATCGTCTTCGTGGGCGCTCAGATCGCCTATTTCTACCAGTATCCGTCGTCCTACCTGGCAGCCCGTCAGCGCCAGGGCCTCACGTTCCGCGAACGGCTGGCCCTGGCCGCTCTCGTGGAGATCACCCGCCGGGCGCTCACCGGGCAACCGCCCGCGCGCGTCGAGGAGATCGCGGTGACGATCGACGCGCCGGTGAAGAGCCTGGAGGACGTGATCGACGACCTGGTGGCGCGCGGCGTGCTGCTCCGCGCGGCCGAGCCCGAAGGCGTGGCCCTGGCCCGGGGGCCGGACGAGGTCACCGCCGCCGACGTCCTGGCCATCGTCGCCGACCCGGAGGAAGCCCCCGCCGACGACGTGGTGCGTCTGCCCGCGGCCGTCGCGGCCGTGCTCGGCGCGCGCGACCGGGCCCTGCACGAGGCGCTGGGCCGGGTCACGCTCCGGACGCTGGCCGGCGAGCCGCCGCGCGAGGCGGCGGTGACCCCGCTGGTGCGCCACCGCGAACGCTGA